Proteins co-encoded in one Malus sylvestris chromosome 9, drMalSylv7.2, whole genome shotgun sequence genomic window:
- the LOC126634024 gene encoding uncharacterized protein LOC126634024, with amino-acid sequence MSGPSDRRFDLNLVEEVAPPSPDNIWRPSFVSPTGPLTVGDSVMKNDMTAAVVARNLLTPKDNRLLSKRSDELAVKDSLALSVQCAGSVSNMAQRLFARTRQVESLAAEVMSLKQEIRGLKHENKQLHRLAHDYATNMKRKLDQMKETDGQVLLDHQRFVGLFQRHLLPSSSGAVPRNEAPNDQPLMPPPSRVLSSTEAPNDPPPVPSLSGALPTAETSPKQPL; translated from the coding sequence atgtctggcccctccgaccgtcgttttgacttgaaccttgttgaagaggtagccccgccttctccagacaacatatggcgcccatccttcgtctcccctactggtcctcttaccgttggggattccgtgatgaagaatgatatgaccgctgcggtggtggccaggaaccttctcactcccaaagataacagactactttccaaacggtctgatgagttagctgttaaggattcgctggctctcagtgttcagtgtgcaggttctgtgtctaatatggcccaacgcctatttgctcgaacccgccaagttgaatcattggcggctgaagtgatgagtctcaaacaggagattagagggctcaagcatgagaataaacagttgcaccggctcgcacatgactatgctacaaacatgaagaggaagcttgaccagatgaaggaaactgatggtcaggttttacttgatcatcagagatttgtgggtttgttccaaaggcatttattgccttcgtcttctggggctgtaccgcgtaatgaagctccaaatgatcaacctctgatgcctcctccttctagggttctgtccagtactgaggctccaaatgatccccctccggtgccttctctttctggggctctaccgactgctgagacttctcctaagcaacctttgtga
- the LOC126582692 gene encoding GDSL esterase/lipase At2g42990-like has translation MANLYIPWLFLVHTLTLVAKCRAKVPAVIVFGDSSVDSGNNNFIPTIARSNFQPYGQDFPGGQPTGRFCNGRIPPDFISEGLGCKPIIPAYLDPTHNISDFATGVCFASAGTGYDNATSDVVQVIPLWKEVEYYKEYQKKLKAYLGVRNAKKLLSEALYLISIGTNDFLENYFTLPNRQSQFTVKQYEDFLIDLAADFLKKLYVLGARKISLAGLPPMGCLPLERTTNIMGQNSCVEERNNLALEFNGKLKGLVAKLNQELPGLDLMFSDVYYIFLQIIKRPSAFGLEEARVGCCGTGTFEMSFLCDQFNPFTCQDANKYVFWDAFHPSEKTNRIISEYALKTSLAKFL, from the exons ATGGCAAACTTGTATATTCCCTGGCTTTTCTTAGTTCATACCCTAACCCTTGTTGCCAAATGTAGAGCTAAAGTTCCAGCAGTCATAGTATTTGGAGATTCTTCTGTTGATTCAGGTAACAACAACTTCATTCCTACAATTGCCAGGAGCAACTTCCAGCCTTATGGTCAAGATTTTCCGGGAGGCCAGCCCACTGGGCGGTTCTGCAATGGCCGGATTCCTCCTGACTTCATCTCCGAAGGTCTAGGCTGCAAGCCAATTATACCTGCCTACTTAGATCCAACTCACAACATATCAGATTTTGCCACTGGTGTTTGCTTCGCTTCTGCAGGAACTGGCTATGATAATGCTACTTCTGATGTTGTA CAAGTGATTCCACTGTGGAAAGAAGTGGAGTACTACAAGGAATACCAAAAGAAACTAAAAGCCTATCTTGGAGTTAGGAATGCAAAGAAGCTACTAAGCGAGGCATTATATTTGATCAGCATAGGAACAAATGACTTCCTTGAAAACTATTTTACACTCCCGAACCGGCAGTCCCAGTTCACCGTGAAACAGTACGAAGATTTCCTGATCGATCTTGCCGCAGATTTTCTGAAGAAACTATACGTTCTAGGAGCTCGGAAGATATCGCTCGCGGGGCTTCCTCCAATGGGGTGTTTGCCATTGGAGAGGACCACAAATATTATGGGGCAAAATTCATGTGTGGAGGAACGCAACAACTTAGCTTTGGAGTTTAATGGCAAGTTGAAGGGTTTGGTGGCAAAGCTGAATCAGGAGCTTCCGGGGCTTGATTTGATGTTTTCAGATGTTTATTACATTTTCTTGCAAATCATAAAAAGGCCTTCTGCATTTG GATTGGAGGAAGCAAGAGTGGGATGCTGCGGCACAGGAACATTTGAGATGAGTTTCCTCTGCGATCAGTTCAATCCATTTACTTGTCAGGATGCAAATAAATACGTGTTTTGGGATGCCTTCCATCCTTCTGAGAAAACCAATCGAATCATCTCAGAATATGCACTCAAAACTTCTCTAGCAAAGTTCCTTTAA